One Chiroxiphia lanceolata isolate bChiLan1 chromosome 28, bChiLan1.pri, whole genome shotgun sequence genomic window, AAAAAGTCATAGAATACCACAGGATTTCAATAATTGACTTGCTCACCTATGCTTGAATCATTTTTGTAGTCTTGTTAACCTGCCTTTATTTTGGAACACAAAGGCTGTCAGCAGCAGACTCACCAGGAGCTGGGTAAGCCAGGTAAGAGGGAATTCCTCTGCACAAAGCTTGGATGCGTTTTCCATAAGGACTCAAGCTCTGAAGTCTGTTCCTCGAGATGATGAAGCGATTCTCTCTGGGTGGCAGTGGGTGAGGCTGAGATCCCTGAGcatcaaagaaacaaacccagaaaacagcatttaaaaaaaccaagaacagagctcagagcctggggatgaagggatggagagcagccctggggagaaggactttgggggtgctggtgggtgagaggctggacctGCCCCATCGATGTGCACTCCCAGCCCTGAACCctcccgtgccctgggctggtcCCACAGCGTGGGTAGCACGAGGGGCGTGGTTCTGTCCAGAAGAGGCCAcaaaatgatcagagggatggagcagctctgctgtggggaaaggctgagacagttgGGATTGATCAGCCTAgacaagagaaggctccagcacctaattgtggctttccaggacctgaagggaaccCACAAGACTATTTACAAGTGCCTGGAGTGCCAGAACAAGGGGGAACgacttcccactgccagagggcaggttagatgggatattgggaaggaattcttccctgtgagggtggtgagccCTGGCTACAGCCACAGCCTcaaacagagaagctgtggctgccccatccttggaagtgttcaaggccaggctggacaggaaTGGAGGTTATTCATGGGCAATGCAACTTTTGCAAGGACTTTGAGAGAGATTCAACTATAAAGCCAATAAAGTTCTCTTCAGCTCTTGGGGCCTTTTCTCCTTTGCGTGTAGGAACAGGCAATTGATTGGCTTTTCACAGTCAGTCAATTGGCTTTCACACCACTTTCATCCACCATCCTACCGTGTCTCCTTGAGGTGGTGTAGGAAACCGTTTGCCAAGCCAAAACCTCCTGTTCGTTGAAGCAATGATGCAGGTGTTCTTTGAAAACACTTTAGTTGCAACGTAGCCCTgttaaaattaaacagaaaaccccTTTTTGTTGcaaacagagaaggagaagtGGATTGCTAGAGAGAGGCACTGGTTAAAACAAAGACTTTGTAGAGTGCAAACAGtcatagggaaagaaaaatattggtCCTTTCAATTATATTGTTTCGGTAAATGTGTCATGGAGGCTGTTGCTTCTTCCAGTAATGTCACGTGTGTGATTTGTTCTCCTGCTTGAGGCAGGTGAaggaatttgctgctggaaagctCAGTGCACTCACAGTACAGCAGAACCAGTCCCATGGCTGCAGGAGTACGTTTTTAAGAATCTCCCCTAAAATCTGGTGAAGTTTTGTTGAAGCTTCGGTGTTTTTCAGAAACCTTCTGTCTATTGACATTTTTTTGGAGCCATAATGGCAGCTACTTACAGTCTTGAAGTCCCAGACCGTTTTCCAGGCCTTAGAGCCCTCCTTTGGGTTGGTGTCAGAGTGGTTTGAGTTGTCACTGTGGTGCCCATTCTCAATGTTCTGATTTTTGGAAAAGATTAAAGGAGATAAGGATGAAGCTTTGGGGATTCCCAGGAGTGTTTCACTCAATAAAGCAATAGCTCTAGTAGCCATGTTTTGGGAAATTATTGCTCTTGGAGATCATTTTAAAGGGGAGATAGTTTCTGACCTCAGAATGAAGACTTGGAAGCCCTTTAGTTTCTAAGCAAGTAAAACAATTCCTTGTTGTTCTTTCCCCACCAGGAGTTTGCAGACACCAGATTACTTACAGTATTCCTCTGGATTTTGTGGTCAGATCATTCATTCtgatatttatttctctccacACCACTACTTACAGTGGTTTTGTTCACCTCAGGACAGACTTTCCTGATTTCATATACGGTaactggttttttcccttggtaCATCAAGCACATTAATATTTCCCTTGGtgtgtaataataataaaaatgtagttttttTCTAAGCAACACACTTAAAAATGCAGCTTCACTCACAGAACTGTGTTTGTCAGAAGCAACAGTTAAAGGCCACTAATTCTTGTGGCAGAAGTGAAGAGCTGTGTGTAGCTCTATCCTTACCTTGTTGGCAAGAGTTGGAGCCAGGAAAATTCCAAGAAGAGAAGCAATCACAATCTGAAATGAGTATTTGAATTCACAACATTTTAACATTGTACTGCTTATTTTGCATCAAGTTATTTACtgtctttaaataatttttacttccaTTTAACTTTGTACACAGGATCAGCACTTTCTGCAGCGGGACCTGGCTGAAGAGGATTTAAATATGcaggagaatttttttaaatgagtttccATGAGATCATCAATGCACAGAAATTGCCCTGAACCAATAGGTTCTAAAACTTGCCCAGCCCCAGTCCAGTAAACTCCATGGAAAAAGgtgttctgaaataatttctttgaaagaatGAGCTTTTCACCTTGAGCTTTTGATCAGACATGGAGCAGATCCGTGAAATGTCCAGGAGCACCTATTTTGAAGAGCTGGAATGTGGGTGCCAACTCCAGCTCTGTAGTCAGCAGCAATGGGACCTGAGCACCCTCACAGAGATTTCATCCTCCGAATACCGAGCTAATAATCTAAGGGTTGGCACAAGCCTTTCTGTTCAGAGAAATGTGACATTAAACATTTCTATCCCCTTTATAAAGTCAGAGTTTCAGTGACTCATGTGCTTGTTATTGTCCAAACTACTGTTGGTCTCTTCTGGAGAGATTTAATATTGTTATGAAGATAAATTCTTTTGCGATAACTATTGTTTACAATTATTCTCTTGGAGACAATCCCTTGAATATTGAATCAGTCCCAGATTTCATCTCCTTCAAAGGAGGATTTTGATGAGAAAGATCCAAGTGTGACTCAGAATATTTAACACTAACACTTGGGAATTTATCCTGCACAGTTCCAGGCTGCTATAAATACCCTGGCACCACCGTCCTGCATGTGGAGTCTCTCATGGTTCTTCTCCTACGctctcagcacagctgtgccctgACTTTATGGACCTTGCTGAGACTGTTGACTTGCCTCTGAGTTGTGAAGGAGAGAATATTGTCCTTTGGACGTTCCACGTGCGTGTGGCACCCCTGAGAGAGAGCACTTCTCTCTTTCATGTTTGAGTAGGCAGATGGAGTTACATCCCTGCCAGAAGGGACATTTCACCCGTGCAGTCCCCACCCCTCTGGCATTTTCTCTCTATGATCCTGCAGAAATCACTAAGAGGTCACTTGGTGCCAAGAAAGACTCAAAATCATTTAAACTGTTCAACCTTAAGAGTTTTATGAGAAAGTGATTCGTCTACTTACAGTGAACTTCATTTTGATGGTAGGCCAGGCAAGCTCTGCTGGTAATTGATGTGTACTCTTAGTTTTTATACATAATACCCCAAAGTTAAATGTGAAAATGGGTTTACCCTATTGGCAGGTGCCCTGTGTTCACAGAAGCATGACGGGGTTCCTGAGGAAGTGCTCTGATAAGAGGAGGCTTTGATAGCAGCCTGATTGAATTCATTGCGTAGAGggagatgaaagaaaacttgTCATGGTAAGTCCAGAGTATGTAACAGTaacttttaaatggaaaagaataatGATCAGAACCAGAGAACAGATTCCCAGTAAACTTGTAATGACACTTTGTGGCTGTGTGGCAAAGGACTCAGTCTGACATTGTACCTATAACCAAAACCACCATTCAAATCAGGGCAGGTGGTGATCTTGCTGTGTTAAAAATGTTGCCAGTCCTTGGAGATCATGAGGCTGGTTCTAAACCACAGAAATTCCTGAGTTCTGTTGTTGACCTTCCCTTCTGAGTTCGTTCAGAACTGCTTCAGAAAGCAGTTCAGGATCTGCTTTCTggtcctctgctcctgcctgcctcGGACTCCCTGAGTGCCGAGGAGGTGGAGCAGTCTGGCTCTGCTTCTCATCTCTTTCACATCCCCTTTGCAGTTTGCTGGAGGTGTCAGATATAGTGAATGGAAGTAATAAACTACCAAGGGAAAAGATTTATGGGACTGATTTGTGGACAGAGTCAGGTGTGTTCTTAACCTCCAAGACCCCAAATACCTATCAAAGACTTATTTTATGTGTCACAAAATCCTCTCATAGCCTCTGGCAATTCCATTAATGGAGTCATTCTcaagaaaggcaggagaaacCGGGCTGTATAATCCTCATCCCTGCAGTGCCCTTAGCAACTGTGGGAAGCAGCTTTGTCTGTGTCTTCCAACAACCAGAGCCAACGTGGTCATTGCAGTAATGTGTCACACTTGGACCTCTGAATCTGCACATCTTCCACCAGCTGCTGATTGCTTGAGTAGTTTGTATGGGAAAGGCACAGTTCGAGCGCTTGCCATGAAGGTTGGCTTACAGAACTATTGAGCCAGTAGAATAGTCAGGAAAAAGGGCAGGGAATGGGGCTTTGACTGGGTAAGCCCCCGGtcatttttccaataaaaaattGTCTCCTCTTTCAAGCTCTGCTCAAGGCATTCTGTTTCCATAGTAAAATTCTTGTACTCCTGTGCAGCAAACTCCCAAGGTCAAGAGTTGTTCCAGTTTTCACCCTTTCCTCAAATTAGTGTTTTGTTCTGGACACACACTTACATTTTCATGTAGGTTTTTTGCTTCTTACTGTCTAGCAAGAATAAAActgctggaattctttctggtTTCATCCTGGAAGCTTGAgcttgatatttttctttgtaactgTGGAACATTATTAATTCTACTTGACCTGTCCTTGAACCACAGGGTTTTCTAGGCTATGTCACCCCACCTTTATCAAGAGTGTGGCCCACCCGAGTGCAAATGGGAGCATGGAGAGTTATGTTGGTTTTTTGAGGTGTTGCTTCACTCTTTACTTTTCTCCCACTACCTCCTCACTCCCtgataaagtaaatatttatgaaaagtACCTGGAGAAAAACCCTGTGAGTCACCAGGAGAGTTTATCATGATCATATAATCTCCCCTTGACTTGATTGAATCCTTCTCCTTTAGATGTGAAAACTCTTGTTGAGCACTCAGACTTGAACTGAAATAGTGCAATTATTCTTTTCACTTGATGCTCAAGATTCTTTGGTTTAAACGCTTTCTAGTGGATGATAGTGTCAATTAATGGGTCAAATTCTTATATTAAGAGAAATTCTGTAGCCTAATGATTTTTCATCAGGGTAAAGTagaatgtatttgaaaatatttggcCTTACAAAAATAATGGAGAAATGAATCTTCCTGTGATGATAATCGTTGCTGCGCTGGGACGTGTTACGTGTTCTGCATGTTTCTCAGATTCCATTTTCTGCTCACTTCCCTCATACAACCAACCTGCCTGCAAGTGTAACAGCTGGAGAAAGAGAGGTTTTATTTGGGGAAAGATGTGAGAGTTTTCTCTTAGATCAGAAGTATGGAAAGCACAAGGACTTTGAGAATGTGACATCACTGGAAAATGTCACGTTCTCCAAGAGGTTCTGAGCCATGGCTTCGTAAGCCAAACCTCCCTTTACCTGAGGCCTGGGGAAAGTGAAATTAGAGGGGTTACAGCCCTTCTTATGTAGCTCCTTCCTTCAGCTACTTCATATAGAAGGTGCTTTGAGGACTCGAGCACAGAGAGTGACAGTGACTGGGGTGACACCAGACTGTGACCTGTCACTGCTGGGGTCCCACAGGGCTCCCccttgggccctgtgctcttcaacatctccAGCAATGACTGGGACAcgggactggaagggacactgagcaaggctgatacaaaactgggaggagctgttgagtccctggaaggcagggaggccctgcagggaGACCTGGACAGATCAGAGGCCTGGGAATCACCAACCAtgggaagttcaacaagggaaattTCCGGATTCtggccctgggatggggcaatcACAGCTGCACGGGCAGACTGGGgagtgagatgctggaaaggagtgccaggaaagggacctgagggCAGAGAGACCACGACAGATCAGAGATGGACAATCCCCAACCATGGGAAGTGGAACAAGGGCCGGATtgtgcccctgggctggggcagccctggctgtgtgtgtgggctggggatgagaggctggagagcagctgcaggaagggccctgggggtcctggtccaTGACCAGTTGttcctgagtcagcagtgccctggcaaccaggagggccaatgtgtcctgggggcatcagggaggggattgtcctgctctgctctgccctggggcagcctcacctcaacattggggcagtttgggggggaCACAATGTAAGGAAGAgattgagccattggagagtgtccaaaggaggccacgaggatggggaagggccttgattggaagctgtgtgaggacactgagggcacttggtgtgttcagctgaagcagaggaggctgaggggagacctcactgcagttccaactcCATGGGGAGGGGTAGAGGAgaggcagggactgagctctgctctggggggaccagggacagcacccagggaatggctggagctgtgtcagggcagggtcaggttggatctcagggaaaggttcttcccccagagggtggttgggcactgcccaggctccccagggcagtgggcacagccccaagtctgccagagctccaggagggtttggctgatcctctgggacacagggggtgactcttagggatgggcctgtgcagggctgagggttggactgatgGTCCTTGTGAGTACCCcccaactcagcacattctgtgactctgtgctGATTTCAGGTACGTTCCTGGGAGATATGTGATAAACTGTGGGGAAAAAGCCTCCAAAAAGCAAGGCTTTCCTATTGGAAGTATATCCTCTTTGCCTGAGACAACCGACTTGGACTGTGTTCTCTCTTGCAATTGTGCTAATTAGtcaaatgcttttcagaaattaatctttaatttttgttcttgtctGATGAGATGAGCAGAATCCAGTCAGTCCAGTGGAAGGTGAAAATTGTGAGATCGTGAAGCTCTCCTTCAGTGAATAACTGTGGATCTCCCAGGTCGCTCTGCCCTTACCTGTGTCTAAGCACATTGATGCCTAGGAAAGCAGGAGCTCATGTTTCTtggtgtttttcagaagaaatgagTATATGAAGGcatggaaaattaaatggaaaaaacccctctaaaagtaatggaaaattaaattcaacTTTCCCTTTAACGCATTTAGGACTTattaaagctttttgttttaacttgtgGTACCTGACCCTGTTATATTCCTTCTGTGAAAGGCTTATTTGACTGCTGAAATCTGCACTGAGTATTTCTGACATAACTGGAATCTTAGAAACAAAGAATCTTTTGAGAAGGGCCAGGACCAGCTCTTAAGAGGAGGGCAACTTCAACCTAATTAGTCTAACTGTGCTTATCACAATTTGATATCTGTTTATGTGCTTTCTGATACATTGCTTGGCAGCACAGCTTTGTTACACTGGAGATAACCTTTTCTTGTGTGGACTTAGGTGGCATAAAGCAAATGTgtacagtttccttttttttttgttttccattgagGCCTGTTTGCTGACAGAGATTTCTGTACAATCTCCTTCACTTTTTTCCTGATAACAGAGATtacagaaatgtgtttgctgTTAGTTTGAGTTCTTGTTTTATTTGGAGGGAACCGGCCTTGATTATGACCTTTTAGTAGAAAGCAGAGTGTGATTCATCAAGGTCCCAGCACTGGCTGGGGTGGAGTCGTGGGTGAGGAGGAGCCCAGGCAAGGTGGCAGTCACCAGAGAACACTTCTCATGGCAAAATCATGTGGTCATTGGATTTTCATAAAACACAGCAATCAGTGGCACCTTTAAAGGGGGAATCCCCATCCTGGTCCTTTGGTTCTGTGACCTTGTGTTGAAACTATGCAGCCTTTGAATTTTCCCATCACTCCTTTGAATGCTGAGGAGGCCAGAAGTCACCACAGGTTGGCCTGTGAAGCACAGCTGTTGTTCCTAATTCTGTCACCAATTTCAATGCCCGTGTTCTATCCATCATGGGAACTGATCAAAACTAAGCAGCACTTCTTGTGAGAGTCCATGCACAGAGaagagaatcatggaatcccacaATGGttcgagttggaagggactttaggatcatccagttccaaccccctgccatgggcagggatgccactcaCTGGAGTaggttgctcaaggccccaTCCAATATATGAGATGGAAGAAATGGCTGTGGAATTGTTCTGTTGGGTGGCTGGTGTGGAGGCCACCATGACACAGGTGTTTCTTTCCAGGATTTGTCTGCAGACCGTCAATCGGGTTCTTAGGGATCGTATTCCAGAAGACAAAATGCAGTTTGTACAAATAAATAGCAGAGTTATTCCCAATGTCATTTAATTCTGGTTAATAtcctgttaaatatttaaaaaaatagaaccAGCAAGACTCGGAACTCCTCTAAAGTTTAAACCAGCAAATAATAGCCATTTGTAGA contains:
- the LOC116799353 gene encoding gastrokine-1-like; this translates as MATRAIALLSETLLGIPKASSLSPLIFSKNQNIENGHHSDNSNHSDTNPKEGSKAWKTVWDFKTGYVATKVFSKNTCIIASTNRRFWLGKRFPTPPQGDTPHPLPPRENRFIISRNRLQSLSPYGKRIQALCRGIPSYLAYPAPGSNFLRGSNFSGSNFLERHVS